A genome region from Arachis duranensis cultivar V14167 chromosome 6, aradu.V14167.gnm2.J7QH, whole genome shotgun sequence includes the following:
- the LOC110273087 gene encoding uncharacterized protein LOC110273087, giving the protein MLPPPKEKLTLDNPLSEEITKYQIPKNFALPSALEPYKGFRDPRAHVKKFQSMMFFNGPNNEPVLCLAFPTCLDGAALLWFSKLSAGSISSFEDLARSFIDYFAASRIYVHGSDYLGTIKQGQHESLKDYMTRFVEATMEIQDLDPTVHLHALKAGLRPGKFRETIAITKLKTLEEFQERAAGQIEIEELREDQKSYKQPHRRDEEKAFRSPGNKDTKKPFKLTPKYNTYTRFNTKRENIIKEILNAKIVKSPARAGNYQDQRFVDRSKHCALHQKFGHTTDDCIVAKDLLERLARQGLLDKYVEIRNARRTNSDREESKQTVTDKKEQTTDPPRGIISHISEGFAGGGETSSARKRSYPTAKEGQGPRRHDILQPSRL; this is encoded by the coding sequence ATGTTACCCCCCCCGAAGGAGAAGCTCACCCTCGATAACCCCTTATCCGAGGAGATCACAAAGTATCAGATTCCGAAAAATTTTGCACTGCCCTCCGCACTTGAACCCTACAAGGGGTTCAGAGATCCCCGAGCTCACGTGAAGAAGTTCCAATCCATGATGTTCTTCAACGGCCCCAACAATGAGCCCGTCCTCTGCCTAGCGTTCCCCACTTGTCTCGATGGTGCTGCGCTACTCTGGTTCTCTAAGTTGTCTGCAGGTTCAATCTCCTCCTTCGAGGACCTGGCAAGGTCGTTCATTGATTACTTCGCTGCTTCAAGAATATATGTACACGGATCGGATTACCTCGGCACCATCAAGCAAGGCCAGCATGAGAGCTTAAAAGACTACATGACCAGGTTCGTCGAGGCCACGATGGAGATCCAAGACTTGGACCCAACTGTCCACTTGCATGCCCTTAAAGCTGGTCTCAGACCTGGCAAGTTTCGGGAGACCATAGCGATAACAAAACTAAAAACGTTAGAGGAGTTCCAAGAAAGAGCTGCAGGCCAAATAGAGATAGAAGAGCTCCGTGAGGACCAAAAATCGTACAAACAACCACATCGGAGAGATGAAGAAAAAGCTTTTAGATCACCAGGAAACAAGGACACAAAGAAGCCTTTCAAACTCACACCAAAATACAACACATATACCAGGTTCAATACAAAGAGAGAGAACATCATCAAGGAAATTCTCAACGCCAAAATCGTGAAGTCGCCAGCCCGAGCAGGGAACTACCAGGATCAAAGGTTCGTGGACAGGAGCAAGCATTGCGCCTTACACCAGAAGTTCGGCCACACCACCGACGATTGCATCGTCGCAAAAGACCTCCTAGAGAGACTGGCGCGTCAAGGGCTTCTAGACAAATATGTTGAAATCCGGAACGCCAGAAGAACAAACTCAGACAGGGAGGAGAGCAAACAAACAGTGACAGACAAAAAAGAACAGACAACTGATCCACCAAGGGGAATCATTAGCCACATATCAGAAGGGTTTGCAGGTGGAGGTGAAACGAGCTCGGCCAGAAAGCGAAGCTACCCTACTGCCAAAGAAGGACAAGGACCCAGACGTCACGATATCCTTCAACCAAGCAGACTTTAG